The sequence AAAAGGAGAGCGCCGTTACGGCAGCTTCATGAAGAGGCCGTTGTCCATGGAAGGGACGGGCATGGGGCAGGGGAACTGAAAGAGGCTCATGTCTGCCGTCAGGGCGGCCATGGCGGCGGGGTCGTGCTCGATCTGCGTCCTGAGGGCGGGGTCGATCTTCTCCAGCCGCCGCTTGATGCGCTTGGCCTCCCTCTCGCGGATCAGCCGGGCCTGCCTCTTCTCCGGCGTCTCGTTGGCCCGCTTCAGGCGCATGGCCTCGCGGTCCCTCTGCAGCCGCCGCGCCCTCTGCTCCTCCGTCTCCTGCATCCGCTGCATGCGCTTGGCCTCGCGGTCCCGCAGCCGCCTCAGCTCCCGCTCCTCGTCCGTCTCGCACGCGCGCTTGTTCTTCTTCGCCGTGCGCTCGCGCTCCAGGCGCTGCAGCCGCGCCTCCAGGGGCTCGTTCTTGCGGCGCAGGGCCCACTTCCGCATGGGGGACTGCTCCTCCGCCAGCTGCTGGTAGGCCACGCAGCTGTTGCACACCAGCAGCACGCCGGCGGGGTACACGGGCATCGGGTTCAGGATGTCGGGGATGGGAGGAAGCGCCGAAGAGGAGGAGTTCAGGGCGTCGGGGATGGACGCGAGCGACGGGCCTTCGGACAGGAGCCCGTCGGGCAGCGAGGGGAAGGAGGGCCCCTGGTCGGACCCCGTGCACGGTCCACATGCGGGGCCTGACCCGTGACACGGTCTGGGTCCGTGGCACTGGGTTGGGATGTGGCTGGAGGCCTGGCAGGAGCGGTGGCTGTGACAGAGGCCGGGGGCGGGGTCGGCAGCCTGACACGGGTGCGGGCCCTGGCAGGAgctggggccggggccggggccCGGTCCGTGGCAGGAGTGCGTGCTGGAGCCCGGGCTGCTCATGGGGCTGCTGGAGAGGGACTGGGACATGGAGCAGGAATCCCTTCCACCGGCGACGTCCATCCTGGTCGTGTCGAGGACATCTTTTAGCTTTTCCCTGGAATTAAGACACAGAAATGAGACGTCTGATCCAGATCTGTGACTTCATCCTTATGCTGCCTCAACACCAACACTTGTCCTTTCCTGAAGGTTTCTTCACTGATTCACAACTTAAACCTCTGCAAAGTAAGCTCCGCTTTAAACTTCAGCTGTAGatttcttttctgcttttttttttagttttcgtGTTGCTTTTTGTGA comes from Fundulus heteroclitus isolate FHET01 chromosome 4, MU-UCD_Fhet_4.1, whole genome shotgun sequence and encodes:
- the LOC105940002 gene encoding zinc finger protein 821 isoform X1, translated to MSRRKQTNPFKVDWPFHTLGLSGLRHTINMDGRDEFSEDGECCNNNDSQEAQGQDSLSEESDSDPDNHGEDSSSNASADDHMTANRAQCRLQGAGVKVESDDGADHSNNFICPLCTLDFSSPERLISHVYQHTSMMSNAKSFVCPVCGRALSSPGSLGRHLLIHSEDRLSNCAVCGARFTDTSNFNREKLKDVLDTTRMDVAGGRDSCSMSQSLSSSPMSSPGSSTHSCHGPGPGPGPSSCQGPHPCQAADPAPGLCHSHRSCQASSHIPTQCHGPRPCHGSGPACGPCTGSDQGPSFPSLPDGLLSEGPSLASIPDALNSSSSALPPIPDILNPMPVYPAGVLLVCNSCVAYQQLAEEQSPMRKWALRRKNEPLEARLQRLERERTAKKNKRACETDEERELRRLRDREAKRMQRMQETEEQRARRLQRDREAMRLKRANETPEKRQARLIREREAKRIKRRLEKIDPALRTQIEHDPAAMAALTADMSLFQFPCPMPVPSMDNGLFMKLP
- the LOC105940002 gene encoding zinc finger protein 821 isoform X2; this translates as MSRRKQTNPFKVDWPFHTLGLSGLRHTINMDGRDEFSEDGECCNNNDSQEAQGQDSLSESDSDPDNHGEDSSSNASADDHMTANRAQCRLQGAGVKVESDDGADHSNNFICPLCTLDFSSPERLISHVYQHTSMMSNAKSFVCPVCGRALSSPGSLGRHLLIHSEDRLSNCAVCGARFTDTSNFNREKLKDVLDTTRMDVAGGRDSCSMSQSLSSSPMSSPGSSTHSCHGPGPGPGPSSCQGPHPCQAADPAPGLCHSHRSCQASSHIPTQCHGPRPCHGSGPACGPCTGSDQGPSFPSLPDGLLSEGPSLASIPDALNSSSSALPPIPDILNPMPVYPAGVLLVCNSCVAYQQLAEEQSPMRKWALRRKNEPLEARLQRLERERTAKKNKRACETDEERELRRLRDREAKRMQRMQETEEQRARRLQRDREAMRLKRANETPEKRQARLIREREAKRIKRRLEKIDPALRTQIEHDPAAMAALTADMSLFQFPCPMPVPSMDNGLFMKLP
- the LOC105940002 gene encoding zinc finger protein 821 isoform X3, translated to MGPFHTLGLSGLRHTINMDGRDEFSEDGECCNNNDSQEAQGQDSLSEESDSDPDNHGEDSSSNASADDHMTANRAQCRLQGAGVKVESDDGADHSNNFICPLCTLDFSSPERLISHVYQHTSMMSNAKSFVCPVCGRALSSPGSLGRHLLIHSEDRLSNCAVCGARFTDTSNFNREKLKDVLDTTRMDVAGGRDSCSMSQSLSSSPMSSPGSSTHSCHGPGPGPGPSSCQGPHPCQAADPAPGLCHSHRSCQASSHIPTQCHGPRPCHGSGPACGPCTGSDQGPSFPSLPDGLLSEGPSLASIPDALNSSSSALPPIPDILNPMPVYPAGVLLVCNSCVAYQQLAEEQSPMRKWALRRKNEPLEARLQRLERERTAKKNKRACETDEERELRRLRDREAKRMQRMQETEEQRARRLQRDREAMRLKRANETPEKRQARLIREREAKRIKRRLEKIDPALRTQIEHDPAAMAALTADMSLFQFPCPMPVPSMDNGLFMKLP
- the LOC105940002 gene encoding zinc finger protein 821 isoform X5: MLQQQRLAGSPGTGQPLRAVFASIEESDSDPDNHGEDSSSNASADDHMTANRAQCRLQGAGVKVESDDGADHSNNFICPLCTLDFSSPERLISHVYQHTSMMSNAKSFVCPVCGRALSSPGSLGRHLLIHSEDRLSNCAVCGARFTDTSNFNREKLKDVLDTTRMDVAGGRDSCSMSQSLSSSPMSSPGSSTHSCHGPGPGPGPSSCQGPHPCQAADPAPGLCHSHRSCQASSHIPTQCHGPRPCHGSGPACGPCTGSDQGPSFPSLPDGLLSEGPSLASIPDALNSSSSALPPIPDILNPMPVYPAGVLLVCNSCVAYQQLAEEQSPMRKWALRRKNEPLEARLQRLERERTAKKNKRACETDEERELRRLRDREAKRMQRMQETEEQRARRLQRDREAMRLKRANETPEKRQARLIREREAKRIKRRLEKIDPALRTQIEHDPAAMAALTADMSLFQFPCPMPVPSMDNGLFMKLP
- the LOC105940002 gene encoding zinc finger protein 821 isoform X4 — protein: MDGRDEFSEDGECCNNNDSQEAQGQDSLSEESDSDPDNHGEDSSSNASADDHMTANRAQCRLQGAGVKVESDDGADHSNNFICPLCTLDFSSPERLISHVYQHTSMMSNAKSFVCPVCGRALSSPGSLGRHLLIHSEDRLSNCAVCGARFTDTSNFNREKLKDVLDTTRMDVAGGRDSCSMSQSLSSSPMSSPGSSTHSCHGPGPGPGPSSCQGPHPCQAADPAPGLCHSHRSCQASSHIPTQCHGPRPCHGSGPACGPCTGSDQGPSFPSLPDGLLSEGPSLASIPDALNSSSSALPPIPDILNPMPVYPAGVLLVCNSCVAYQQLAEEQSPMRKWALRRKNEPLEARLQRLERERTAKKNKRACETDEERELRRLRDREAKRMQRMQETEEQRARRLQRDREAMRLKRANETPEKRQARLIREREAKRIKRRLEKIDPALRTQIEHDPAAMAALTADMSLFQFPCPMPVPSMDNGLFMKLP